Part of the Onthophagus taurus isolate NC chromosome 11, IU_Otau_3.0, whole genome shotgun sequence genome is shown below.
ATAATAGTTTTAATATCACACAAAGAGAAATTTTGTTGGAATAATATTTTCTGTAATTAACCACAACTGCTCTTCAATGATTTGGAGAGAAATACACCCgtagttatttataaaacactCTTCTACcgcaaaataattttcttcgggagaaaaaatattgctctctttcaagATTTCGGAGTCTAGGAACATCATGTAATGTCTAATGCGATTAGGTGTTGAATGTCTTCAACAGATGTCTAAATTGTAGATGTTGAAAATTAGTGCAAAGAAATTTTTCTCAGAGAAGGCATTTCAAAGTAGATTGCCTTCCATAGATTCTGTCATAGCTTATTCCTTAAATTATTAGTAATCTTTGTTCTGcttcaatttttctttctctttcttCAATTAAAAGTCTCTTCCAGTCTGTCTTTTCTCTGTCTAGCGGCTTTCTCGATTTTGTGGTTTCTTCCCATTCTCATTCCTTTCAGCCCAGTATTTTTCTtccattttgaatatttatacaGTCTTTTCTTATTTCTACGCTACGGCTTTTATGTCATTTTAGGTTCTGTTCTATCTGGTTACAGCTTCCctgtttttcctttttaatgcTTGTTcactttctttcttttattactaATCACTTTTATGCTTTCATAATCTCTGCCTGGTTCCCTTCTTGCGTTTACAGCCTCTTTTCAGTCTTTCTCCATCCTGGGAGTATCCTCTTTTCCTTCCAACCTCTATTAAgtttctttcttctattaGCCATCTCATTCCAATTTCCCACATTTCTGCCAGTTCCTTTCTTCACCTTCCATCTTCTATTCAGTCTCTTTCCAGTGTCCGTCTTTTTTGTCCAATCTCTTCATTGTCTTTTTACTCTCTGTTCACTcactttatttcttttattaataatctcgTTTTTACCTTTCTCTTCTCTGTCTGATTCTCTCCTTACATTTACAGTTTCGTACCAGTCTTCCTCCAGCCTGGCTAGTATCCTCTTTCTTTTTCCAATCTAAGGTTCAGTTTCTTTCTTCAATTAAAAGTCTCTTTCCAgtgtttcttttctttgtcTAGCGGCTTTCTTGATTTTATAGTTTCTTCCCGTTCTCACTCCTTTCAACCCAATTCTTTTCTTCCAGTTTGAATTTCTATTCAGTCTTTTCTCATTTCTACGCTACGGCTTTTTTGTCATTCTAGCTTCTGTTCTATCTGGCTACAGCTTCCCTGTTTTTTGTCCGGCTCCTTTCTTCcctttttaatgtttgttCACTTTCTTTCTTTTGTTACTAATCACTTTTATGCTTTCATAATCTCTGTCAGGTCCGTTCATTGCGTTTACAGCCTTTTCAGTCTTCCTCCATCCTGGCTAGTATTCTTTTTTCTCTCCAACCTCGTTAAGTCTCTTTCTTCTATTATTCATTTCATTCGAATTTCCGTCTTTTCTGTCAGTTCCTTTCTTCTCCTTCCATTTTCTGTTCAGTCACTCTCCAGTGTCCGTCTTTTCTGTAAAATCTCTTCATTCTCTTTTAGTCTCTGTTCACTcactttatttcttttattattaatctcGTTTTTACCTTTATCTTTCTGTCTGGCATCCTCCAGCTCGGCTAGTATCCTCTTTCTTTTTCCAATCACTGTTTAGTCTCTTTCTGCTATTAAATTTCTCATTTCAATCTCTCTCTTGCCTGCCTAGGTCTCAGTTCCATTTCTTTCTCCACTATTATCACTCTCTTTACACTTCTCGTCTTCTCAGAGAAGTCAGTTTCAAGCTACATAGTCTCTTCTCAATCTCCCTCCTTGATGCCCAGTTCCTTTTTTTCTATTCTGAGTTTCTATTCAGATTTCCACATTTCTGTTTAATCCCTATTCTTTCATTCCAGCTGCTGTTCAGTCTCTTTCCCGCCTCCCTCTTTTCTGCCCAGTCCCGTTCTTCTCTTTTCTGTCTCTGTCcactttcatttttattactaatcTCCTTTTTTTGCTTTCCTCTTCTCTGCCTGGTACCCTCCTTGTATTTATAGTCTCGTTCCAGACTCCCTCCATCCCGGCTAGTTTTCCAATCTGTGTTCAGTCTCTTTTTTCTATTGCCGTTCTCATTTCAGTCTCTAACTTTCCTGCCAAGTTCTCAGTTTCATTTCTCAATCTTCGTTTATTATCTCTCTTCTATTATAACTTTCTTTACCGTATTCGTCTTCTTAGAGAAGTCCGTTTCATGCTTCATAGTTTTTTTCCAATCTCTCACCTTTCTGCCCAGTCCCTTTTTTCTATTCAATCTATTGAATTTCTATTAAATCCTATTCTTTCATTCCAGCTTCTGGTCATTCTGTTTCTAGCCTCCCTCTTTTCAGTCCAATccctttcttttcttttttttattactatttttctTGCTTTCGTCTTCTCTGTCTTGCGTTTATAGTCTCTTTGCAGTCTTAGTTCCTAGTTCCAGTTCTCTCTTTTCCCAACCTTTGTTTACTATTCCCCTCCATGTATACCTCTCATTCCATTCTTCCTTTTCTCAGTCTCTTCTCCTTCTTGCTTTAGTCTTTTCCCAGTccttgttttttctttttaatctctTTCTTCTACTTTCAAATTGGTTTTCTTGCTGTCCTATTATAATACAGTTTTTGAATCACATTAATGTAGTCAactatttttaggttattttaaGTTACATCTAAGAAATTTAGTATATTTTCTTATATCTAGTTTGTACTAAGCTACTTAATTTACAACATGTCTTATCATTCGTAAAAACAAGTATTTAGGATTTAGATCTACAAGTTAGAAATGTCTAAAGATACTTATCTAGAGATATTGATACGACCACTTAGGTTAGTGCTTTCGGTCGTTTGCAATCGTAAAATCGATCAAGACTTCTCCTTCGCAATTCAAACTCTCTCCAGATTTTCCATTTCCCCCAATACATTTTCAACTTCTTTATTGGTCATTGAGACTGAACGGGATTTGTAATCGAATTTAGCCGGTTTCTATTCAAGTTGAcgtttaacttttttctttttaatttcttttattgatACATTGTTTTGGCACGTGtattataaatctttttcACGATCCATTAGTTGGGTGATTTACGACATTTTGAAGATCAAGAAGGGCTCTTCTGCGATACTTTACGACCGGGTTTTAAAATTCCATGCTGACCTATTTGGAAAAAGTTTGATTTATACGACTTTGTCACGCGTTATTGACTTCTCACGTTATTTCATGTGTCTCCGTTGcacacattttattttgttaaacgaggattttattacattattgattaaactttatactttcgttttaattaaattatataattttagaatgaaatgaaaatgtaaaaactcattaaattaatgtgttttcttaaaattaacatatCGATTCAATTAGATACTTTCTTCTATTAAATATGACATTTTAAGGTCGTTATTATCGAATGAGGATCTATATTAACCTGCTCTACATTAATTTGCGTTTTCACTTCGATTATAACTTTGAAATTATCTAAAGTggttttattgtttcttttttcttagGTAATTACGATTGTGACTCCAATTAGCGTTTTAAAAAGTGATAATTATCAAGAGGCGACGACAAATACTTCAAAAACTTAATGAAATCTGAGGAGATTTTGGAATTAACGATGCCATTTGGAGTGATTTAACACGGGggaagtttatttattaatttatgggtttgaaataagaaaaaaatgtatataagaTGAGCTCCAGGATATTCCTGTAACCAAAGCGTCTgggatttttgttttaaatcttttgTATATTTCATTTTACGCGTACCTTTATATCTGTTACCTAgacttaaaatatttatgtaaatacaCTTATATACTAAATGAAGATGAAATAAATCTATTAGGATTttagaaaatactttttaaattttgtagatgtatttattatttttttatgatttctaacacaatttaattaagtaaaatCGCTCTTACAAGGTCAATAATATCACTGAAAATAACTCTTTCGTTCTAGGGTTATTAAATCGTTAAATATCACTCTTAATATTCGTATGTTTCCAAGATTCACAACAAAAGTGGTTTCCTGTGTTGTCTGGAAGCCGATTCAGTTATCCTCATACAAGACCACATCCTTTCTTTGCTTACATAAGGAAGAATTTTGGCCACCTGCATCGAACCCTacaaaaaagagaaataaataaagtaaataaacttttcaataaaaaaaagtaccaAAAACTTCTTTTTCCTTCCTGGTTCTTGTCGAAAATAAACGATAGCGTCATCGGGAAGTGTAATTTTAGCACCATCAGCTCTTGTAAGCGATTCGAAACGACTCGGTTGACAATCCAAATCAAGACGGATAGTTCCGGTTGAAAAATCGACGCTCACTGACAACCAAATCCAAGCTGTAATAGTCGAGGTTTTGTTAAAGAAACGTGTGTCGCAGCACGTGTCGGTATCTTCAAGATACAAATGGGGAGGACGTCGAGACGTTTCCGACGTTATTTCCGCTACATTTACCGGCGACTCCACCAAATTTAACCCGCTTTAAATATCTCAATGAAATTGTCAACgcgaataataaatttgtttaagattaaaaaataataaatacttagaaaatcgttaaaataaaTGGTTTTTTTCGGTTTGGAATTTACGACACGTCGCCGAGCCACAGCTAATTATTCCCTTGGtaataaatcaaaacgaaGGGAGAGCCAATTTTTATCGTTGCagttaaattttatcttcGTGCGGTGCTATAAAACATTTTGGTATTTAACAGAGAATAAAtatagtttaaaattaaaaaaaaattataaaatcttataaacCTCGATTAATAACTTGTTATAAAGTgcaatatacagtgtgttaattaattatcgtacccaacgtcatcattgcaagtatgcaaccaacatcacactgaatatatctgaatacgcaaatcgcgtattgcaatgccaatactgtgatattggttgcatacttgcgtCTTAGTGTAGAATTCAATTTTGGATGCTACAGTTTGTTCAAATAGCTTTTCAAAGTTATTGATGATGGCTATATCTTTGGAAATTCAGAGCTGTTGATTATTAGGTTGAAAATATGTAAGAGCGCAGTCTTTGACTAAAAATGCAGAAATCCCATCTGGGCCCGTTGTAGCCTTTGccttgatttttttgataGATTTCGTCGCAACTGACTTCGGAGATACCACAGGTGACAGAATTAGTATCATAAACAGCGTGATCATTACTAGTACGTTGAATTGATGCAGGACAGTACATAGCCTCAAATTGATCGGCAAATAGGTTAACACTACAATCTTCCGTGAAAAAGAAAGtaataagaagaagaaggtAAAACAATGGTACAACTTAAGAAAGTAATATGttgtagtaataaaaaaataatgattatatGTTAAAATGTACTTTCCTATTCGAGGAATTTTATCATTGCCTTTCTGAATAACGAAATATTTGGTTGCTTTTGTCAGAACTTGATGGTTTCAAACCTTCAATTCTaatgaaaacgaaatttgattTGTGCAAgtctttatgaataaaaagattttgaatAGAGTGAAAAGACGTATTCACAGGCTTTAATTTGGAAAAAGTGTCTCTTAAACAGGAGAGGAAGGGCTCATAGTCAATAGATGGATTAGTAGGTGAAGAACTCTCCAGGAAGTCTTAGTGGTTGCCCGTAAAGCAGTTCTGTTGAGGAGCAACCTAGATCTTCATTAAGTGATGTTCTTAATCCTAGTAGGATGAGGGGTAAATTGTTGTTCCATCTAGTAGTGTCTCCTTTAGCGATGATAGCTGTCTTCAATAATCGATGAAATCGTTCTAACATTCCATTTGCTTGAGGATATAAAGATGATGTGACATTACACAATGTgttacattttgaaaaaaagtttgattGGAATTGCCGTCCCTGATCATATGTTTTTGTGGTAGGTACACCAAATCGACTAAAATAATGCCAGAAGAGTGTGTCGTTATCGTAGAAGATGTGATATCTTTCAGCGGAAAAGCTTCTGGCCATCGAGTGAAGTGTTCAATAACTGTAAATACATAAGGACAACCCAGGGACGGAGTGAGTGCTCCAATCAAGTCGATATGTATATgatcaaatctaattttaggaattttgatgttgatgattggcgattttgtatgtttttgaatttttgctTGTTGACATTTTAGCAGGTTTTGGTCCAAACATGAATTTGCTTTGACATGTGTGGCCAAAAGAATCTTGTTTTGATTGCATGAATTTTGATGAAGAGGTTTCACATCACAGTTTGATATCAGATTGTGATGTTGTTTGATGTGCCAAACGATAAGATTTTGAAGAATTGTTGGAAAATTGCTTATTCAGTAAGTTTGACAATTCTGTATCAGCAAGTTGAGCGTTGCTAAGGGTTAGAAAATCTGAATAAGATGAATTTAGAGATTCGATGTTTGTTCTGGATAGAGTATCTACAATAACATGTGAATTTCCTCTGATGTATTGATATCTGAAGTAAATTGTGAAATATAACTTAGATATCGGGTTTGACGAGGAGTTTTGTCTCTGGACGAAAATTTGATGTGACAATGGATTTGTGATCTCTCTATATCGTAAATTGATTTCCATGTaaggaatgtttgaaaaatttgatagCAGAGTAGATCGCTAATAGTTCTCTATCAAAAGTTGAATATTTGGTTTGGCATGAAGCAAATTGAACAACACTGTTTGTAAAGTCTAATCCGTTGTATGAGGTTGCGAGTTGAACATCTGACAGTGGTGCTCAGAGTTATTTGAATCAGGACTAATAATGTTTGGACTGTTGGGTCAGTGCAATGGATTTAGACATTTCTAGTTTTTCGGTACAGCTTTCTTAGAAGTTTCGGGTTATTCCTAATAGTGAAGATAATTTCTCTGTCCAGTAGTCTTTTTCTTTGTCTAAACTTCTTTTCTTTACTCCTTCCAGTATCCTTTCTCTCTATCCAGTCTCTGTCTAATTGTTTCCTTATATTACCAGCGGCCAAGTAATCTACcgagtttcttttttatcttccCAGACTCTATTCAGTctgtttcttttattaccaGTCTCTTTGTCGTCTATTTCCATTCTGcccaaacattttcttcaCTTTCCAGACTCTGTTCAGTCCTATAAGAATTTTCTTGTAAGAAAATACAGTATAAAGCTAAGAAAATGCTTTATACTCTATTTCCAAACCAACATTCTCTGCCCAGTtcgatttttcttctttcaaaattgtttaatttctgTCTTCTATTACTAGTATACTTTAAGTTACCTTTTTTCATGCCGTAACTTTTTCCAGCCTCTGATCAGTCTCTTTCTTATATTACCagtcaattttttattttcctagGAATTTTCTTGCTTTTATAGTCCATTTCAACTGTTTCTCCTTTCTGCTCAGTCCCAGTTATCTTCCCtcaaaactgtttaatttcTGTCCTCTGCTACTAGTCTCCCTTTATCATGCTTCATAACAAGAAAGCCTCCTGCTTATCTTTTAAGTCTCTGTTCAAGATCTTTTTTCTAGTTCCAGTACTTTTCAGGTCAACCTGAAATCTCAGGCCTTTTCTTAATCTCTTTTTTCTGTTACCAATCTCTATCAAGTCTTCTTCTTGACAGGCTAGTATTCCagtattattacttattttctaGCCATTTTCTTACGTTTAAAAGTGTATTTACAACTTTCAAACTCTCTGCCCAGTCCcaattttcttctttcaaatatatttagtttctgtcaactttctatcaaGTCAGCCTCTTTGTTCCAAGACAGCTTTCTGAGCTTCGGAATTTCAAACTTTttgttaaagataaaattttagcCAACAGTAGGTatatctacaattttttaacttgGTCTTATCTactcaaacttttttttgtaagcGAATCAAATATAAAGAAGATTTTTGAATACGCTTTGTTTAGACATGTCTGGGCTCCCATCAACACTTTGTTGACGATGTCATCGATTAAAGAAGCCAAGTAGATATCATTTAATCAGATCTTAGATATTCTCCATAAGTCCAATCTCGgacaattttcataatctTCATTAACGACATCATAAACTATAAAAGGGTATTATTCGTTGATGATTTGAAGGTTTTTCTCGTTTAATGGTGTATTTAGTGGCTAAACACTTCTTGTATTTGGAGTATAATAAGCTCAAATTGTAGTATCATATCtgattgttaaataaatttcttttaattaccATTAACATCTAAAgcaactaataataaaaattggatttgaattgatgataaagttaCCTTCAAAAGGTAGTATAGCAAATTAGCTCTAAAGTATAAAGCTGACCTGAATAACATTAATTGAACCCGCAGCGAAACTGCTCGCGTACATAGACGATGGTAATTAAGTTCTATAATAGAATTTCAAAGGAAGCGACTCCATAACTTAATATACAAATGCATATCGTCAACGAAGTGCCATCTCGCCGCTGACATTAACTTGGGTGTGCTTACCTTAATTCCCTGTTCGTTAATACTTAATTAGTCCCCTTATGTAACTTGTAAGGATTTCTCCCAACATATGGACACATACGAGCATAAAATAGTTAATATCTCACCTGCCATTGGAGCTTTCCTGTGATGAACGGGCAATATCCAATCGATTTGACGTAATTTATCTCCCAAATTTACTTTGTATTTAAGACTGAGGGTTCCCGTTTTCATATTGGAAGACAATTGGAACCAAGGGATAATTCTCCCGGGGGAATTAACCGATATTAAAGTGCCCAAATTATTCTTTTGCTGGCGATAAAGGAAAATTACCGTAAATCCTGTTGAACTCGATAAAGCTTTCGTAACGTTAGATGAATTAGCTAATGGTACATTTCCGTAAGGAAGTCGAAATTTGTAcgcgttaaaattttttattggtcCTTCAACTAAAGAAACTCCTTGATCTTTCGAtgttacatttattaattttaatatatcgaCTTCATCTAAAACAAAAcagaaattacaatttattacgataaatttgttttttatttttttatgataatacTGAATTCCTGTAGAGTTGGCGTACAGTCAAAATTTCTCTCGAGTTCCGTCTGCAAAACATGATTTCGAGGTAGTTTGCGCCACTCAGGTAACAAGTTGTAACAGAATTTGTACAATTGCGACCTCGAAGCCACAAAGTTGTGGCAGGACATAAATTCAAAACGCCCTTTCTTGAACTGCCCCTCGAGTTCTCCCATCGTAATATTACTAAAGAAACTTTACTAAAGCAAAAACTATCTCACAAGaacattttatcattatttatatacttcattattatgatatgaattttaaaataccgggaatttcatataactcgcaatatatcaATGCAGTAACGAAACTATTATACATTTGCACTctcccacataaaatgtaacattagtacaggcattgggtagttttctaaaggaaaagttttgcttggaaaatggtgtagtgttagttttactaattaggtctagtgttagttctagttttacactagtactatcactagaagtaacacaagacctagaactagaatttttcgggtttagccgcacgtctctcaaggaggctaaacctgaatgattctagttctaggttttgtgttagttctagtgatagtgcaatattagaactaacactagaccaagaactagaaacattcgggtttagccgcacgtctctcaagacggctaaacccgaatgattctagttctaggtcttgtgttagttctagttttacattagcgctatcactagaattaacactagacctagaactagaaacattcgggttt
Proteins encoded:
- the LOC111413267 gene encoding kielin/chordin-like protein translates to MKIRFFLTLLVVFFDKTVLGSFNITENEVDSYGSNKYTPKLPASHIKDEVDILKLINVTSKDQGVSLVEGPIKNFNAYKFRLPYGNVPLANSSNVTKALSSSTGFTVIFLYRQQKNNLGTLISVNSPGRIIPWFQLSSNMKTGTLSLKYKVNLGDKLRQIDWILPVHHRKAPMAAWIWLSVSVDFSTGTIRLDLDCQPSRFESLTRADGAKITLPDDAIVYFRQEPGRKKKFLGSMQVAKILPYVSKERMWSCMRITESASRQHRKPLLL